The following proteins are encoded in a genomic region of Rattus rattus isolate New Zealand chromosome 2, Rrattus_CSIRO_v1, whole genome shotgun sequence:
- the P2ry6 gene encoding P2Y purinoceptor 6: MERDNGTTQAPGLPPTTCVYREDFKRLLLPPVYSVVLVVGLPLNFCVIAQICASRRTLTRSAVYTLNLALADLLYACSLPLLIYNYARGDHWPFGDLACRLVRFLFYANLHGSILFLTCISFQRYLGICHPLAPWHKRGGRRAAWVVCGVVWLVVTAQCLPTAVFAATGIQRNRTVCYDLSPPILSTRYLPYGMALTVIGFLLPFTALLACYCRMARRLCRQDGPAGPVAQERRSKAARMAVVVAAVFVISFLPFHITKTAYLAVRSTPGVSCPVLETFAAAYKGTRPFASANSVLDPILFYFTQQKFRRQPHDLLQKLTAKWQRQRV; encoded by the coding sequence ATGGAGCGGGACAATGGCACCACCCAGGCTCCAGGCTTGCCGCCCACCACCTGCGTCTACCGTGAGGATTTCAAGCGACTGCTGCTACCCCCAGTTTACTCAGTGGTGCTGGTGGTCGGCCTGCCACTGAACTTCTGTGTCATCGCCCAGATATGCGCATCCCGCCGGACCCTGACCCGTTCCGCTGTGTACACCCTGAACTTGGCACTGGCGGACCTGCTGTATGCCTGTTCACTGCCCCTACTTATCTATAACTACGCCAGAGGGGACCACTGGCCCTTCGGAGACCTCGCCTGCCGCCTGGTACGCTTCCTCTTCTATGCCAACCTACACGGCAGCATCCTGTTCCTCACCTGCATTAGCTTCCAGCGATACCTAGGCATCTGCCATCCCCTGGCCCCCTGGCACAAGCGTGGAGGTCGCCGTGCTGCTTGGGTGGTATGTGGAGTCGTTTGGCTGGTTGTGACAGCCCAGTGCCTGCCCACAGCAGTCTTTGCCGCCACGGGCATCCAGCGCAACCGCACTGTCTGCTACGACCTGAGCCCACCCATCCTGTCCACCCGCTACCTGCCGTATGGCATGGCCCTCACGGTCATCGGCTTCTTGCTGCCCTTCACAGCCTTACTGGCCTGCTACTGTCGCATGGCCCGCCGCCTGTGCCGCCAGGATGGCCCAGCAGGTCCTGTGGCCCAAGAGCGTCGCAGCAAGGCGGCCCGTATGGCTGTCGTGGTAGCAGCTGTCTTTGTTATCAGCTTCCTGCCTTTCCACATCACCAAGACAGCCTACTTGGCTGTGCGCTCCACGCCCGGCGTCTCTTGCCCGGTACTGGAGACCTTCGCTGCAGCCTACAAAGGCACCCGGCCCTTCGCCAGTGCTAACAGCGTTCTGGACCCTATCCTCTTCTACTTCACACAACAGAAGTTCCGGCGGCAACCACACGATCTCCTACAGAAGCTCACAGCCAAGTGGCAGCGGCAGAGAGTCTGA